Proteins found in one Acidobacteriota bacterium genomic segment:
- a CDS encoding heavy metal translocating P-type ATPase: MEKHIDPICGMTVNPETAAGSFEYQGKTYYFCNQNCLNKFSQNPEAALSSPKQPMKMQQPLMQLSSKSKPLPVVTLSAKPKTDEAAAHIDPVCGMTVQADTAAGTYEYQGKTYYFCSTHCVNKFRNDPESFLNPQAKAAKDARMPVQVSTSGTPVEYICPMDPEVHQDHPGACPKCGMALEPAMPGFPATKIEYTCPMHPEIVRDAPGACPICGMALEPRTVVLEEENPELKDMSRRFWISLALSLPVLFLAMTEMMPGMPVQHAIGMTLTNWLQFILAAPVVLWGGWPFFQRGWASIVNRSLNMFTLIAIGTGAAFLYSVIALIAPQMFPASFRGHGGAVPIYFEAAAVITTLVLLGQVLELRARSQTSSAIKALLGLAPKTARVIHADGSESDVPLEQVGVGDKLRVRPGEKIPVDGAVIEGASSVDESMVTGEAIPVEKSVGSKVTGGTVNQRGGFVMQAERVGMDTLLAQIVRLVGEAQRSRAPIQRLADVVSGYFVPAVVAIAILTFIIWSFVGPEPRFVYALVNAVAVLIIACPCALGLATPMSIMVGTGRGATAGVLIKNAEALEVMEKVDTIVVDKTGTLTEGKPRLLSVVALNAQSEDEALALAASLERGSEHPLASAIVAGAQAKKLTLNNAGDFQSLTGKGVVGQVNGKKVALGNRHLMDELAVVIDAAVESQAETLRKQGQTVMFVVVDAQVAGLLGVADPIKESTREAINHLHEQGIKVVMLTGDNRTTAEAVAQQLGIDEVQAEVLPEQKSEIIKQLQSQGKFVAMAGDGVNDAPALAQAQVGIAMGTGTDVAIESAGITLLKGDLRGLVRARKLSRATLKNIRQNLFFAFVYNLLGVPIAAGVLYPVFGLLLSPMIASAAMTFSSVSVITNALRLRKLEL; the protein is encoded by the coding sequence GCAGCCGATGAAGATGCAGCAACCGTTGATGCAGTTATCGTCAAAGAGCAAACCGCTGCCGGTGGTGACGCTTTCAGCTAAACCGAAAACCGATGAAGCAGCAGCTCACATAGACCCGGTTTGCGGAATGACGGTTCAGGCGGACACCGCTGCGGGAACCTATGAGTATCAAGGCAAGACTTACTATTTTTGTTCAACCCATTGCGTCAACAAATTTCGCAATGACCCCGAAAGTTTTTTAAATCCCCAGGCGAAAGCTGCAAAAGATGCCAGGATGCCTGTACAGGTATCGACGAGCGGAACGCCTGTTGAATACATCTGTCCGATGGACCCTGAAGTTCATCAAGACCATCCCGGCGCATGTCCGAAATGCGGCATGGCATTGGAACCTGCAATGCCTGGGTTTCCGGCAACGAAAATTGAATACACCTGCCCGATGCATCCTGAAATCGTGCGCGATGCGCCGGGCGCGTGTCCGATTTGCGGCATGGCGCTCGAACCGCGCACCGTTGTGCTCGAAGAAGAAAATCCCGAACTCAAAGATATGTCGCGGAGGTTTTGGATTAGTCTCGCGTTATCGCTTCCGGTCTTATTTTTAGCGATGACAGAGATGATGCCGGGAATGCCTGTTCAACATGCGATTGGCATGACGCTCACGAACTGGCTGCAATTCATACTCGCAGCGCCTGTGGTGCTATGGGGCGGGTGGCCTTTCTTTCAACGCGGTTGGGCGTCAATCGTCAATCGCAGTTTGAATATGTTTACTTTGATAGCCATTGGCACCGGCGCAGCCTTTCTCTATAGCGTCATTGCGCTGATTGCGCCGCAAATGTTTCCGGCTTCGTTTCGCGGGCACGGCGGCGCGGTGCCGATTTATTTTGAAGCGGCAGCGGTCATCACCACTTTGGTTTTGTTGGGACAGGTCTTGGAACTGCGAGCGCGTTCACAAACCAGCAGCGCGATTAAAGCCTTGCTTGGGCTTGCGCCGAAAACCGCAAGAGTGATTCACGCGGATGGCAGCGAATCGGATGTGCCGCTTGAACAGGTGGGCGTCGGCGATAAATTGCGCGTGCGTCCCGGCGAAAAAATTCCGGTTGATGGCGCAGTCATCGAAGGCGCAAGTTCAGTTGATGAATCGATGGTGACAGGCGAGGCGATTCCGGTTGAAAAATCCGTTGGCAGTAAAGTCACCGGCGGCACGGTCAATCAAAGAGGCGGTTTCGTGATGCAGGCTGAGCGCGTCGGAATGGATACGCTGCTTGCGCAAATCGTGCGACTGGTCGGTGAAGCGCAACGCAGCCGCGCCCCGATTCAACGACTCGCGGATGTGGTGTCGGGCTATTTCGTTCCGGCGGTCGTCGCGATTGCGATTCTCACCTTTATCATCTGGAGTTTCGTCGGTCCCGAACCGCGTTTCGTTTATGCGCTGGTCAATGCCGTCGCGGTGTTAATTATCGCCTGTCCGTGCGCCCTGGGACTGGCTACGCCGATGTCGATTATGGTCGGCACGGGGCGCGGCGCAACCGCTGGCGTGTTGATTAAAAATGCTGAAGCCCTGGAGGTTATGGAAAAAGTCGATACCATCGTCGTCGATAAAACCGGAACGCTTACCGAAGGCAAACCGCGTTTGCTGTCCGTCGTAGCATTGAATGCGCAAAGTGAAGATGAGGCGCTGGCGTTAGCGGCAAGTCTTGAACGCGGCAGCGAACATCCGCTGGCTTCGGCAATCGTCGCGGGCGCGCAGGCGAAAAAACTGACGCTCAACAATGCCGGAGACTTCCAATCGCTTACCGGCAAAGGGGTAGTTGGGCAGGTCAATGGCAAAAAAGTCGCGCTTGGCAATCGCCATTTGATGGATGAACTCGCGGTGGTAATTGATGCAGCGGTTGAATCGCAAGCCGAAACACTGAGAAAGCAGGGGCAGACCGTGATGTTCGTGGTCGTTGACGCACAGGTTGCCGGGTTGCTCGGGGTTGCTGACCCGATTAAAGAATCGACGCGCGAAGCCATCAATCACCTCCATGAACAAGGCATAAAGGTTGTGATGCTCACCGGTGATAATCGCACGACTGCCGAAGCAGTGGCGCAACAACTCGGCATTGATGAAGTGCAGGCGGAAGTGTTACCTGAACAGAAAAGCGAAATCATCAAGCAGTTGCAATCACAGGGCAAATTCGTGGCGATGGCGGGCGATGGCGTGAATGACGCCCCGGCGCTTGCACAGGCGCAGGTTGGCATTGCGATGGGAACCGGAACCGATGTGGCGATTGAAAGCGCCGGCATTACCCTCTTGAAAGGCGATTTGCGCGGCTTGGTGAGAGCGCGCAAATTGAGTCGCGCGACTTTGAAAAACATTCGTCAAAATCTGTTTTTCGCATTTGTTTATAATCTGCTTGGGGTGCCGATTGCCGCAGGGGTTTTGTATCCGGTTTTCGGGTTGTTGCTCAGTCCGATGATTGCCAGCGCCGCGATGACTTTCAGTTCGGTGTCGGTGATTACCAATGCCCTGAGACTGAGAAAACTTGAGTTGTGA
- a CDS encoding DUF2318 domain-containing protein: MSEKMESNLENKRAQFAGQNQKKSPIKLIAGVAVITALAIGAYFVFSGSGNAPSAITVNQPSADTINVALADLESGKAKFFDYTTANHTPVRFFAVKSADGKYRAAMDACDTCFHAKKGYRQEGDQMVCNNCGLKFHTNLINEVKGGCNPVGVACTVEGGQLVIKTSELDSRANYFR, translated from the coding sequence ATGAGCGAGAAAATGGAATCGAATCTTGAAAATAAACGGGCACAATTCGCCGGACAAAATCAAAAGAAAAGCCCGATAAAACTCATTGCTGGGGTTGCGGTGATCACCGCGCTTGCCATCGGCGCTTATTTCGTATTCAGCGGCTCAGGCAACGCGCCATCAGCCATCACTGTGAACCAGCCAAGCGCCGACACCATCAACGTTGCGCTTGCGGATTTGGAAAGCGGCAAAGCGAAATTTTTTGATTACACCACCGCAAACCATACGCCTGTGCGCTTTTTTGCAGTCAAAAGCGCCGATGGCAAATACCGCGCGGCGATGGATGCCTGCGACACCTGCTTTCACGCCAAGAAAGGCTACCGTCAGGAAGGCGACCAGATGGTTTGCAATAACTGCGGCTTGAAATTTCACACGAATTTAATCAACGAAGTGAAGGGCGGTTGCAACCCCGTGGGCGTCGCCTGCACGGTTGAAGGCGGGCAACTGGTCATCAAAACCAGTGAACTCGACAGCCGCGCCAATTATTTCCGATAG
- a CDS encoding FtsX-like permease family protein, protein MRISTIAFANLKRRKGKALFLIAGIAIGIGTAVALLSLSNSIKEEIGTQLDQFGANIVIVPQANNLSLDYGGVSVSSVSFDVQQLKDEDAEHILDIPYRNRLSFISPKLLGAVKVENQEILLAGVDFESELKLKRWWQIVGNAPAAENEVLVGYEVAKTLGLIDEPVNAKPQPVTNHTAIDTHEAENPKFKIVRDKLSLAGREHRVTGVLGQTGSADDRIIFGKLANVQTILGKPQQLSLIEVSALCKDCPIEDIVSQISERLPQAKVSAIQQSARARAETVERLTRFAAVVAAIVLVIAALMIFTTMMSSVVERTKEIGVLRAIGFRKTHIIKELLIEVAVISAFGGLVGWGIGMLASYTALPYFAETAIALEWKPTVALVAIGAGLVIGALSSLYPILRASRLDPAESVRYV, encoded by the coding sequence ATGCGAATCAGCACCATCGCGTTTGCCAATTTGAAACGTCGTAAAGGCAAAGCCCTCTTTTTAATCGCCGGAATTGCCATCGGCATCGGCACCGCCGTTGCCCTGCTCAGTCTCAGCAATTCCATCAAAGAGGAAATCGGCACCCAACTTGACCAGTTCGGCGCAAACATCGTCATCGTTCCGCAAGCCAACAACCTGTCGCTCGATTACGGCGGCGTGTCGGTGTCGAGCGTGTCGTTCGATGTGCAACAACTGAAAGACGAAGACGCCGAGCACATCCTCGATATTCCCTACCGCAATCGTTTGAGTTTTATTTCGCCGAAACTGCTCGGCGCGGTCAAAGTCGAAAATCAGGAAATTCTGCTTGCCGGGGTGGATTTCGAGAGCGAATTGAAATTGAAACGCTGGTGGCAAATCGTTGGCAACGCGCCGGCGGCGGAAAACGAAGTGCTCGTCGGTTACGAAGTCGCGAAAACTTTAGGGTTGATTGATGAGCCGGTAAATGCAAAACCGCAACCGGTGACCAATCACACGGCAATAGACACGCATGAAGCTGAAAACCCGAAATTCAAAATTGTGCGCGATAAATTGTCGCTTGCAGGGCGTGAGCATCGCGTCACAGGGGTGCTGGGGCAGACCGGAAGCGCCGATGACCGCATCATTTTCGGCAAACTCGCCAATGTGCAAACGATTCTCGGCAAACCGCAACAACTCAGCTTGATTGAAGTGAGCGCGCTTTGCAAAGACTGTCCGATTGAAGACATCGTTTCGCAAATCAGCGAACGCTTGCCACAAGCCAAAGTTTCGGCAATTCAACAATCGGCACGGGCGCGCGCCGAAACCGTTGAGCGATTGACGCGCTTTGCGGCAGTGGTTGCCGCAATCGTTCTGGTGATTGCCGCACTGATGATTTTTACAACCATGATGTCCTCGGTTGTCGAACGCACCAAAGAGATTGGCGTGTTGCGCGCCATCGGGTTTCGCAAAACCCACATCATCAAAGAACTGTTGATTGAAGTTGCAGTCATCAGCGCCTTCGGCGGTCTCGTGGGGTGGGGCATCGGGATGCTTGCAAGCTACACCGCACTGCCTTATTTTGCCGAAACCGCGATTGCGCTGGAGTGGAAGCCGACGGTTGCACTGGTGGCGATTGGCGCGGGACTAGTGATTGGCGCGCTCAGCAGCCTCTATCCGATTCTCAGAGCTTCGCGTTTAGACCCTGCGGAATCGGTTCGTTATGTTTAA
- a CDS encoding ABC transporter ATP-binding protein, which yields MPFVAIENISKVYESSESSAGVCVLSDVHAQIEQGEFVCLMGQSGSGKSTLLTIVGAMNRPTSGKVFIHRIDVYGLEDERRADFRREYLGFVFQQHHLMPYLNAIENVMLPLAAIQESAKIKREKALRVLERVGLADKTSRLPNQLSGGEQGRLAIARALVNEPPLILADEPTGALDSKTGREIMEVFLQLNDQGQTIFMVTHNPENAALAHRTIHLQDGRVVDVNESIPMGSV from the coding sequence ATGCCATTTGTTGCAATCGAAAATATCAGCAAAGTTTACGAATCGAGCGAATCATCAGCCGGGGTGTGTGTGCTTTCGGATGTGCATGCACAAATCGAACAAGGCGAGTTCGTCTGTTTGATGGGGCAATCGGGTTCCGGTAAAAGCACGCTGCTCACCATCGTTGGCGCAATGAATCGCCCGACTTCGGGGAAAGTGTTCATCCATAGAATCGATGTCTATGGGCTTGAGGATGAGCGCCGCGCCGATTTCCGCCGCGAATACCTCGGTTTCGTGTTTCAACAACATCATCTGATGCCTTATCTCAATGCCATTGAAAATGTCATGTTGCCGCTTGCGGCGATTCAGGAGAGCGCCAAAATCAAACGCGAAAAAGCCCTGCGGGTTTTAGAAAGAGTGGGGCTTGCGGATAAAACTTCGAGGCTCCCGAATCAACTATCGGGCGGCGAACAAGGGAGACTGGCAATTGCCCGCGCGCTGGTCAACGAGCCGCCGTTGATTCTGGCGGATGAGCCGACGGGCGCGCTCGACAGCAAAACCGGACGTGAAATCATGGAAGTATTTTTGCAGTTGAACGACCAGGGGCAGACGATTTTCATGGTGACGCACAATCCCGAAAATGCCGCGTTGGCGCACCGCACCATTCACTTGCAAGATGGACGGGTGGTTGATGTGAATGAGTCTATACCAATGGGAAGCGTTTGA
- a CDS encoding molybdenum cofactor guanylyltransferase — translation MKAISGFITAGGRSSRMGRDKAWLELDGRPMISRVIDALKPVTANLNIIANAEEYRRLGLPVFADVNTDVGPLEAIRAALANSPTEWVMLVGCDMPFVTWELFKFLIRIAIEEDACQNDESTFASSDPRLLTPDARLNSADLKPMAVVPLDAKGRLEPLCALYARAALPAVTQLIESGERKVSELFERINTRRVRFAELEDLANAELFFENVNTPEDYEKAKKSLIFPS, via the coding sequence ATGAAAGCGATTAGCGGATTTATCACAGCGGGCGGGCGCAGTTCACGCATGGGGCGCGACAAAGCCTGGCTTGAACTTGATGGGCGACCGATGATTTCAAGAGTCATTGACGCTTTAAAACCTGTCACCGCAAACCTCAACATCATTGCCAACGCTGAGGAATACCGGCGTTTGGGCTTGCCGGTTTTTGCCGATGTCAACACCGATGTCGGACCGCTTGAAGCCATTCGCGCGGCGCTTGCAAACAGTCCGACCGAATGGGTGATGCTGGTCGGTTGCGATATGCCTTTTGTGACTTGGGAATTGTTTAAATTTTTAATCCGCATCGCAATTGAAGAAGATGCCTGCCAAAATGATGAATCAACTTTTGCCTCCTCAGACCCCAGACTCCTGACTCCTGACGCCAGACTCAACAGTGCAGATTTAAAGCCTATGGCGGTTGTGCCACTTGATGCGAAAGGTCGGCTTGAACCACTTTGTGCGCTGTATGCGAGGGCGGCTTTACCCGCGGTCACCCAGTTGATTGAAAGCGGCGAGCGTAAAGTGAGCGAGCTTTTTGAGCGCATCAATACCCGACGAGTTAGGTTTGCTGAACTCGAAGATTTAGCGAATGCCGAGTTGTTTTTTGAGAATGTGAACACGCCCGAAGATTACGAAAAAGCGAAAAAAAGTCTTATTTTCCCGTCATAA
- the pyrE gene encoding orotate phosphoribosyltransferase, translating into MSSQEISNQVLAIFQQTGALLEGHFLLSSGLHSPRYLQCARVLQYPEHAQWLGKQIAEQFTGEAINAVVAPAIGGIIVAHEVARALGVRALFTERENQVMTFRRGFALEKDEPVLVVEDVVTTGGSTRDTIEAVERTGGRVVAAASIIDRSGGTADVGVKRLALHTLEVPTYQPDACPLCAAGTPAVKPGSRK; encoded by the coding sequence ATGAGTTCACAAGAAATCAGCAATCAGGTACTCGCTATTTTTCAACAAACCGGCGCGCTTCTTGAAGGCCATTTTTTATTATCGTCGGGTCTTCATAGCCCGCGCTACCTGCAATGCGCGCGCGTTCTGCAATACCCTGAGCACGCCCAGTGGCTGGGCAAACAAATCGCCGAACAATTCACAGGCGAAGCTATCAACGCAGTGGTCGCTCCGGCAATCGGCGGCATCATCGTCGCTCACGAAGTCGCCCGCGCCCTTGGGGTTCGCGCTCTATTTACCGAACGCGAAAACCAGGTGATGACTTTTCGGCGCGGCTTCGCTTTGGAAAAAGACGAACCGGTGTTAGTGGTTGAAGATGTTGTGACAACCGGAGGTTCCACACGCGACACCATCGAAGCCGTCGAACGCACAGGCGGGCGAGTCGTCGCCGCCGCATCCATCATTGACCGCAGCGGCGGCACTGCCGATGTCGGCGTCAAACGCCTTGCGCTGCACACGCTCGAAGTGCCGACCTATCAACCGGACGCCTGCCCGCTTTGCGCTGCGGGGACGCCCGCCGTAAAACCCGGAAGCCGGAAATAG
- the truA gene encoding tRNA pseudouridine(38-40) synthase TruA, whose product MQNYKIILEYDGTNYHGWQVQPNGRTIQGELTRVLSLLEGREVTVHGAGRTDAGVHAVGQVANFFLERQFQAEKLRDAINGNLERDIRVLKVELVSDEFHSRFSAKEKTYRYVIWTGAVMSAFEYRYAYHHRDRLNVEAMREATSCLIGQHDFSAFTVAASEVESHVRELRRLDIEVESEAPGERLLIYATAEGFLRYMVRNLVGTLIDIGRGNRAASDMPEILASRDRARAGQTAKPHGLTLLKVGY is encoded by the coding sequence ATGCAGAACTACAAAATCATCCTCGAATACGACGGCACGAACTATCACGGTTGGCAGGTGCAGCCGAACGGGCGAACGATTCAAGGTGAACTCACCAGGGTGTTGAGCTTGCTTGAGGGGCGCGAAGTGACCGTGCACGGCGCGGGGCGAACCGATGCGGGCGTTCATGCGGTTGGACAAGTGGCGAACTTTTTTCTTGAACGCCAGTTTCAAGCGGAGAAGTTGCGCGATGCGATTAACGGCAATCTCGAACGCGACATCCGGGTGTTGAAGGTCGAGTTGGTGAGTGATGAGTTTCATTCGCGGTTTTCGGCAAAAGAGAAGACTTATCGCTACGTGATTTGGACGGGCGCGGTGATGAGCGCCTTTGAATATCGCTATGCCTATCATCATCGCGATAGATTGAATGTTGAAGCCATGCGAGAGGCAACCAGTTGTTTGATTGGGCAACATGATTTCAGCGCCTTTACGGTTGCGGCTTCGGAAGTTGAAAGCCATGTGCGCGAATTGCGGCGACTGGATATTGAAGTTGAAAGCGAAGCGCCTGGCGAACGGTTGTTGATTTATGCAACGGCTGAAGGGTTTCTGCGTTATATGGTGCGAAACCTCGTCGGCACCTTGATTGATATTGGCAGAGGCAATCGCGCGGCAAGCGACATGCCTGAAATTTTAGCCAGTCGCGACCGCGCGCGCGCCGGACAAACTGCAAAACCGCACGGGTTGACTTTGCTGAAAGTCGGCTACTAA
- a CDS encoding isoprenyl transferase, with amino-acid sequence MDNKIHKNFAGIIEPGSRDEALFRELDLTCLPRHIAIIMDGNGRWAKRRNMPRVAGHRAGAESVRASVETCARLEINCLTLYAFSTENWKRPKLEVQALMSLLKEFLKKELGTLQKNNIKFQTIGREDELEDSVRREIESAKRDTENNTGTVLSIALNYSGRAEIVDAIKRIAQETVTLHNDPDAISEADIARHLYTGSLPDPELLIRTSGELRISNFLLWQIAESEIYVTETLWPDFRRPDLFAAVIEYQKRLREKVVNREVESDLLVTTSGK; translated from the coding sequence ATGGACAATAAAATCCATAAAAATTTTGCAGGTATCATCGAACCGGGTTCGCGTGATGAAGCGTTGTTTCGTGAGCTTGATTTGACCTGCCTGCCGCGTCACATCGCCATCATTATGGATGGCAACGGGCGCTGGGCGAAGCGGCGCAATATGCCGCGCGTTGCAGGGCATCGCGCCGGTGCAGAATCGGTGCGCGCGTCGGTTGAAACCTGTGCGCGGTTGGAAATCAATTGTCTGACGCTATACGCCTTTTCGACGGAAAACTGGAAACGCCCGAAACTCGAAGTGCAAGCCTTGATGTCGCTGCTGAAAGAATTTTTGAAAAAAGAACTCGGCACCCTGCAAAAGAACAACATCAAATTTCAAACCATCGGACGCGAAGACGAACTCGAAGATTCGGTGCGCCGCGAAATCGAATCGGCAAAACGCGACACCGAAAATAATACCGGAACCGTTTTGAGCATCGCGCTCAACTACAGCGGTCGCGCCGAAATTGTTGATGCCATCAAACGCATTGCGCAGGAAACCGTCACTTTGCATAACGACCCTGATGCGATTTCGGAAGCAGACATTGCGCGCCATCTTTACACCGGCAGTTTGCCTGACCCTGAGCTATTGATTCGCACCAGCGGCGAACTCCGCATCTCAAATTTTTTGCTCTGGCAGATTGCCGAAAGCGAAATCTATGTGACCGAAACCCTGTGGCCTGATTTTCGCCGCCCCGATTTATTTGCAGCCGTCATCGAATATCAGAAACGCTTGCGCGAAAAAGTTGTCAATCGGGAAGTCGAAAGCGATTTGCTGGTTACCACAAGCGGAAAATAG
- a CDS encoding phosphatidate cytidylyltransferase produces the protein MKRILTAAVAIPILLFTIWSSIPYFFVALAAIAVFIALNEFYNLASRIGYNAHNILGYVAGFGVLACFVFDRLEMVVAVLTGLIILSFAMQLAKPDEMKTALASVSATVMGVVYVALLAGFLVGVRMVEDTSHTTKLAAKLLTTFFAMVIFTDTGAFYAGRALGRHKLALRISPGKTIEGFIGGLLAAIGVGALCKYTFFPELNLIHGLILGGLIGLIGPVGDLSESLLKRGSEVKDSGTIMPGHGGMLDRVDSVLFCAPLVYFYWRLFMAYL, from the coding sequence ATGAAACGCATACTCACAGCCGCTGTCGCGATTCCGATTTTGCTGTTTACTATCTGGAGTTCGATTCCTTATTTTTTCGTGGCGCTTGCCGCCATCGCGGTTTTCATCGCGCTCAACGAATTTTACAATCTCGCTTCGCGCATCGGTTATAACGCCCATAACATCCTGGGTTATGTCGCGGGATTTGGTGTTCTCGCCTGTTTTGTGTTCGACCGGCTTGAGATGGTGGTTGCGGTGCTGACCGGTTTAATTATCCTGTCCTTTGCGATGCAGCTTGCCAAACCTGATGAAATGAAAACCGCGCTCGCCTCGGTGTCGGCAACCGTGATGGGTGTGGTGTACGTGGCTTTGCTTGCGGGGTTTCTCGTCGGCGTGAGAATGGTCGAAGACACGTCGCATACGACAAAACTTGCCGCGAAATTGCTCACGACATTTTTTGCGATGGTGATTTTTACGGATACCGGCGCGTTTTACGCGGGGCGCGCTTTAGGACGCCATAAACTCGCGCTGCGCATCAGTCCCGGCAAAACCATCGAAGGGTTCATCGGCGGATTGCTTGCGGCAATCGGCGTCGGCGCGTTGTGCAAATATACTTTCTTTCCCGAATTGAATTTAATTCATGGGTTGATTTTAGGCGGGCTGATTGGACTCATCGGTCCCGTCGGTGATTTAAGTGAATCGTTGCTCAAGCGCGGCTCGGAGGTGAAGGATTCGGGAACCATCATGCCCGGTCACGGCGGCATGCTCGACAGAGTCGATAGCGTATTATTTTGCGCGCCGCTCGTCTATTTTTACTGGCGGTTGTTCATGGCGTATTTGTAA
- a CDS encoding glycosyltransferase family 87 protein yields MQATHYKEQKELWRFGCFISIAIFILGSYFAGRSGANPDSYSNDFNVYYFAAQEVAQGRTPYDHSLGAWTPYLYLPLLAEVMLPLTLLPVEQAAFLWFLISAAAILLAARMSVSLTNPNHFPSKATWIAAISLVVLLRFIFDNFDYGQVNHVVAFLSVAHFYFDARNKKFLSVSAFVFAASIKLTPLVFIIYHLAKKRWQYAAACASGFVVLTALSFAPFGSRADEAFTVFWKRTIQNQQGFDFAYHGNQSLRAAIERMVGNRQVTDPASATTTVIGLLLIGVAFFTAIRAQNNLAAIAAFFCLTVMLSPLSWKQHFVILILPVVCLIGEALREQQRKYPICILLVLLFALFNLTSPKLIGIAAAEWCEAHSLVFAGALLINIACLYLALRHHSRRLVGENGSPQSIP; encoded by the coding sequence ATGCAAGCAACTCACTACAAAGAGCAGAAGGAGTTATGGCGGTTTGGCTGCTTCATCTCGATTGCAATTTTTATTCTCGGAAGTTATTTCGCCGGACGTTCGGGCGCGAATCCAGATTCCTACAGCAACGATTTCAACGTCTATTATTTTGCGGCGCAAGAAGTCGCTCAAGGGCGCACCCCTTATGACCATTCACTTGGCGCGTGGACGCCGTATCTCTACCTGCCATTGCTTGCCGAAGTCATGTTGCCGCTTACGCTCCTGCCGGTGGAGCAGGCGGCGTTTCTATGGTTTCTGATTAGCGCGGCAGCCATTCTGTTAGCGGCGCGAATGTCCGTATCGCTGACAAATCCTAATCATTTCCCATCGAAAGCGACTTGGATTGCAGCGATTTCGCTTGTGGTTTTATTGCGCTTTATTTTTGATAATTTTGATTACGGGCAGGTCAATCATGTGGTGGCTTTTTTGTCGGTCGCGCACTTTTATTTCGACGCCAGGAATAAAAAGTTCCTGTCGGTTTCGGCATTCGTTTTTGCGGCTTCCATCAAACTTACGCCGCTGGTGTTCATCATTTATCATCTGGCGAAAAAGCGTTGGCAATATGCAGCGGCTTGCGCCAGCGGGTTTGTTGTCTTAACCGCATTGAGCTTTGCGCCCTTTGGTTCGCGTGCCGATGAAGCGTTCACCGTTTTTTGGAAGCGCACCATTCAAAATCAACAAGGGTTTGATTTCGCTTATCACGGCAATCAATCGCTGCGGGCGGCAATTGAACGTATGGTTGGCAATCGTCAAGTCACTGACCCCGCCAGTGCGACGACCACCGTCATCGGCTTACTTTTAATCGGCGTGGCATTTTTTACAGCGATACGCGCACAAAATAATCTCGCGGCAATTGCTGCGTTTTTTTGTTTGACGGTAATGCTCTCGCCGCTCAGTTGGAAACAGCATTTTGTGATATTGATTTTGCCGGTGGTCTGTTTAATCGGCGAAGCGCTGCGTGAACAGCAAAGAAAATATCCCATCTGCATTCTTCTTGTCCTCCTCTTCGCCCTCTTTAATTTGACCAGTCCAAAGCTCATCGGCATTGCGGCGGCTGAGTGGTGCGAAGCGCATTCACTGGTTTTTGCAGGCGCGTTGCTTATCAATATTGCCTGCCTGTACCTCGCCTTGCGTCATCATTCCCGTCGTCTGGTCGGGGAAAACGGCAGCCCCCAATCAATTCCTTAG